The Conexivisphaera calida genome includes a region encoding these proteins:
- a CDS encoding DUF488 domain-containing protein produces the protein MAKVGVRVKVKRIYWPRDPDDGPWVLVERLWPRGVRRGSVDLWMKEAAPSPELRKWFSHDPSKWEEFRTRYLEELSRNPAVEELLEIARRGNVTLVYSARDEEHNGAVVLREFLEKALEG, from the coding sequence TTGGCCAAGGTCGGTGTCAGGGTCAAGGTCAAGAGGATATACTGGCCCAGGGATCCGGACGACGGACCGTGGGTGCTCGTGGAGAGGCTGTGGCCCAGGGGCGTGAGGCGGGGCTCGGTGGATCTGTGGATGAAGGAGGCGGCGCCGTCCCCGGAGCTCAGGAAGTGGTTCTCGCACGATCCATCGAAGTGGGAGGAGTTCCGCACCAGATACCTGGAGGAGCTCTCGAGGAATCCCGCGGTCGAGGAGCTCTTGGAGATCGCGAGGCGCGGCAACGTGACGCTGGTCTACTCGGCGAGGGACGAGGAGCACAACGGCGCCGTCGTGCTCAGGGAGTTCCTCGAGAAGGCCCTGGAGGGGTAG
- a CDS encoding 2-hydroxyacid dehydrogenase yields MIPRTGAKPRVILTFSLPREWLGALPEEVDLVQRESGDVSPREWLLKEVGSADGLLCSLADRIDEEVLGRAGRLRIISTYSVGYDHIDVRAARARGIRVGYTPEVLTDSTADLVMALLLAVARRVAEGDRLVRSGGWREPWSATFMLGADVHGKTLGIVGMGRIGRAVARRARGFDMRVLYHSRTPKEGVDAEYVSLESLLAESDFVVLAVDLNPDTYHLVNYDFLRRMRRSAFLINASRGKVVAEDDLVRALREGAIAGAALDVYEEEPLRADHPLTRMENVVLTPHVGSATVDTRRRMAEVAVENLMRGLRGEPLLYEVPAGLE; encoded by the coding sequence ATGATCCCAAGGACGGGCGCCAAACCCCGGGTGATCCTGACATTCTCCCTCCCTCGCGAGTGGCTGGGCGCGCTCCCCGAGGAGGTGGACCTCGTCCAGCGCGAATCGGGCGACGTCTCGCCCAGGGAATGGCTCCTGAAGGAGGTGGGCAGCGCGGACGGGCTGCTGTGCTCCCTCGCCGACAGGATAGACGAGGAGGTCCTGGGGAGGGCGGGCAGGCTGCGGATCATAAGCACGTACAGCGTCGGCTACGATCACATAGACGTCAGGGCTGCGAGGGCGAGGGGCATAAGGGTCGGGTACACACCGGAGGTCCTCACGGACTCCACCGCGGACTTGGTCATGGCGCTGCTGCTGGCGGTGGCCAGGAGGGTGGCGGAGGGCGACAGGCTCGTTCGCTCGGGCGGCTGGAGGGAACCCTGGAGCGCGACGTTCATGCTCGGCGCCGACGTCCACGGGAAGACCCTGGGCATAGTGGGCATGGGTAGGATCGGAAGGGCGGTGGCCAGGAGGGCCAGGGGTTTCGACATGCGCGTCCTGTACCACAGCAGGACGCCCAAGGAGGGGGTGGATGCCGAGTACGTATCGCTGGAGTCCCTGCTGGCCGAATCCGACTTCGTCGTGCTGGCCGTGGACCTGAACCCCGACACGTACCACCTGGTGAACTACGACTTCCTGCGCAGGATGAGGCGCAGCGCGTTCCTGATAAACGCGTCAAGGGGGAAGGTGGTCGCGGAGGACGACCTGGTCAGGGCGCTGAGGGAGGGCGCCATAGCGGGGGCCGCGCTGGACGTGTACGAGGAGGAGCCGCTGCGCGCTGATCATCCGCTGACGCGCATGGAAAACGTCGTGCTGACGCCACACGTGGGGAGCGCGACCGTCGACACGAGGCGCAGGATGGCGGAGGTCGCGGTGGAGAACCTGATGAGGGGACTCAGGGGTGAGCCGCTCCTCTACGAGGTGCCGGCCGGGCTGGAGTAG
- a CDS encoding ferrous iron transporter B, whose translation MGAPDVGKSTIFYRLVGRRVKIANYPGKTLGKEVGSFVENGTVVEVFDLPGIFNAENPRDEDERLALSDAMDGNYDGLVVVAAPHVMRESLALLRLVARTKRAIFVINMVDLARPALDEDAMSSKLGVPVIYVSAAKGIGIHRLRAMLAKGAGATATVPDVDIEFEGGLWRAKLLSRPAVAVPTLLGILLLTLMALLFLVDGTTPFGDSPVALLPAMEPLLDRIGNMLVVPGNALLTLLLQDGIWSGVSTVLTFIPYVAAVAFFMALYEQTGLIGALASGVEKLTSRLGLSPRSMLMAFMGASCNVPAISAAKVLWGRRSRALTALMIPYMPCAPRMALFIIIAAAVLPSYLVPLAVLLPYVATVVAALLAAAIYRIVVGRPQAVERLPPTPVMMPNWRIVGLMTWDYTRDFLYKLSLIILGVTVFLWLPSVFGPGGITLNVENSWLAVAGKALEPAFAPMGLPWQISVALMGGWIFKEVVIGILAAFGGLKLLGSLSVASALALMVFLAFYSSCIATLAALARVVGLRLTLFSAAMQLTLAFVFSYATYWLVSLTG comes from the coding sequence GTGGGAGCGCCGGACGTGGGGAAATCGACCATATTCTATCGCCTGGTCGGCAGGCGCGTCAAGATAGCCAACTACCCCGGCAAGACCCTGGGGAAGGAGGTGGGTTCATTCGTGGAGAATGGTACCGTAGTCGAGGTATTCGACCTCCCTGGTATATTCAATGCGGAGAATCCGAGGGATGAAGATGAACGGCTGGCGCTCTCCGACGCGATGGATGGGAACTACGACGGCCTCGTCGTGGTCGCCGCGCCGCACGTGATGAGGGAATCCCTCGCGCTCCTGAGGCTCGTGGCCAGGACCAAGAGGGCGATATTCGTGATCAACATGGTGGACCTGGCGCGCCCCGCGCTGGACGAGGACGCCATGTCCTCCAAGCTGGGGGTCCCTGTGATCTACGTCTCGGCCGCGAAGGGCATCGGCATCCACAGGTTGAGGGCTATGCTCGCGAAGGGCGCAGGTGCGACGGCGACGGTGCCGGACGTGGATATAGAATTCGAGGGGGGGCTCTGGCGGGCGAAGCTTCTCAGCAGGCCTGCCGTGGCCGTGCCGACCCTCCTGGGCATACTCCTTCTGACGCTGATGGCGCTGCTCTTTCTGGTGGACGGTACTACGCCGTTCGGCGATAGTCCCGTGGCGCTTCTGCCGGCGATGGAGCCCCTGCTGGACAGAATAGGCAATATGCTCGTCGTGCCCGGGAACGCTCTCCTCACGCTTCTCCTCCAGGACGGCATATGGTCCGGGGTCTCCACAGTCCTCACGTTCATACCGTACGTGGCCGCGGTCGCTTTCTTCATGGCGCTCTACGAGCAGACCGGCCTGATAGGGGCCCTTGCCTCGGGAGTCGAGAAGCTGACGTCCAGGCTGGGACTATCCCCCCGCAGCATGCTGATGGCGTTCATGGGCGCGTCCTGCAACGTCCCCGCCATCAGCGCGGCCAAGGTGCTTTGGGGCAGGAGGTCCAGGGCTCTGACAGCACTCATGATACCCTACATGCCGTGCGCGCCGAGGATGGCGCTCTTCATAATAATAGCAGCGGCCGTCCTGCCGTCCTACCTGGTCCCGCTGGCCGTCCTCCTACCATACGTAGCCACGGTCGTCGCCGCGCTCCTGGCGGCCGCCATTTACCGCATAGTCGTGGGCCGTCCCCAGGCGGTGGAGAGGCTCCCGCCCACGCCAGTGATGATGCCGAACTGGCGCATAGTGGGCCTGATGACATGGGACTACACGAGGGATTTCCTTTACAAGTTATCCCTGATAATACTCGGCGTGACGGTATTCCTCTGGCTCCCATCGGTTTTCGGTCCCGGCGGAATCACCCTGAACGTGGAGAACTCGTGGCTCGCGGTCGCCGGGAAGGCGCTGGAGCCCGCGTTTGCCCCGATGGGCCTCCCCTGGCAGATATCAGTAGCGCTCATGGGCGGGTGGATCTTCAAGGAGGTGGTGATAGGTATCCTGGCGGCGTTCGGGGGGTTGAAGTTGCTCGGATCGCTGAGCGTCGCCTCCGCCCTGGCGCTGATGGTCTTCCTGGCGTTCTACTCTTCCTGCATAGCCACCTTGGCCGCGCTGGCCAGGGTGGTGGGATTGCGCCTGACGCTATTCAGCGCCGCAATGCAGTTGACGCTGGCGTTCGTCTTCTCGTATGCGACCTACTGGCTCGTGTCCCTCACCGGCTGA
- a CDS encoding DUF302 domain-containing protein → MRSRYGFEECEDRLRDAVAAAGMRLFAEIDHGGNAADAGVKLRRAKVFIFGNPRAGSLLMQENIEVSYDLPLRIAIWEADDGNGTMVAYRTPGEIAEEHGVTHPVVAKMDENFAKVLGGIS, encoded by the coding sequence ATGAGGAGCAGGTACGGCTTCGAGGAGTGCGAGGACAGGTTGAGGGATGCCGTGGCCGCGGCCGGCATGAGGCTCTTCGCGGAGATAGACCATGGAGGAAACGCAGCGGACGCCGGCGTGAAGCTCCGCCGCGCCAAGGTGTTCATCTTCGGGAACCCGAGGGCGGGCTCGCTTCTGATGCAGGAGAACATCGAGGTCTCATACGATCTGCCCCTCAGGATTGCGATCTGGGAGGCGGACGACGGCAACGGCACGATGGTGGCCTACAGGACCCCGGGGGAGATAGCCGAGGAGCACGGAGTAACGCATCCGGTGGTTGCCAAGATGGACGAGAACTTCGCCAAGGTCCTCGGCGGGATCTCCTGA
- a CDS encoding MBL fold metallo-hydrolase, whose product MAEVVDLGILGTPPVLSGYLILSHGSGALVDAGSASVAEEYLSRARERSGGARLEYVLITHVHLDHAGGTRRILDAEPGMRAAIYTKGARHLVDPSRLMESSRQVLGGVVDLWEGMEAVDPGRLIQMEDGEELTIGNSTARLVATPGHASHSSAWYLVEDRVLFPGDSAGMLLIGEGGIAWPTAPPPFRMDMFMESLSKLESLDPRIICVPHYGCTRRAREYLESTRRIYIEVDRALARVCDEGVRGDSRVLDGVLEILGLREMPRGEPLDDELMRNVRGLPGYSHCSR is encoded by the coding sequence GTGGCCGAGGTAGTGGACCTTGGAATCCTGGGCACCCCGCCCGTGCTGAGCGGCTACCTGATCCTCTCGCATGGCTCCGGCGCACTGGTCGACGCCGGCTCCGCCAGTGTGGCGGAGGAGTACCTGTCGCGCGCCAGGGAGCGCTCGGGCGGAGCCCGTCTGGAGTACGTCCTCATAACGCACGTCCACCTGGATCACGCGGGAGGCACCAGGAGGATCCTGGACGCGGAGCCCGGGATGCGCGCCGCCATCTACACGAAGGGGGCCAGGCATCTCGTGGATCCCTCGAGGCTCATGGAGTCATCCCGGCAGGTCCTGGGAGGAGTCGTGGACCTGTGGGAAGGCATGGAGGCCGTGGATCCGGGAAGGCTGATCCAGATGGAGGACGGCGAGGAGCTGACGATAGGAAATTCCACCGCGAGGCTGGTGGCCACGCCGGGACACGCGTCGCACAGCTCCGCCTGGTACCTGGTCGAGGATCGCGTCCTGTTCCCCGGCGACTCGGCGGGCATGCTCCTGATAGGGGAGGGCGGAATCGCGTGGCCCACCGCTCCTCCGCCCTTCCGCATGGACATGTTCATGGAGTCCCTCTCCAAGCTGGAGTCGCTCGATCCGAGGATCATCTGCGTGCCGCACTACGGCTGCACGCGGAGGGCCCGCGAGTATCTGGAGAGCACCAGGAGAATATACATCGAGGTGGATCGCGCGCTCGCGCGGGTCTGCGACGAGGGCGTCCGCGGCGACTCCAGGGTGCTGGACGGCGTGCTGGAGATCCTGGGGCTGAGAGAGATGCCCAGGGGGGAACCCCTGGACGACGAGCTCATGAGGAACGTCAGGGGCCTCCCGGGCTACTCACACTGCTCCAGGTGA
- a CDS encoding CBS domain-containing protein, which produces MFGMFAMRGKPRARDAMVGDVPTIGKDVRISEVSPLIEGGRCAVVVDGERRPIGIVTEEDVEYARRRGLEDAPAWMVMQEDPLTVRKDEPLEAALRRMEEARASCMPVVDQRGRLVGLLAGKAERVARAPVLTAVA; this is translated from the coding sequence ATGTTCGGTATGTTCGCCATGAGGGGGAAGCCGAGGGCGAGGGACGCCATGGTAGGGGACGTTCCAACGATAGGGAAGGACGTCAGGATATCGGAGGTATCGCCCCTGATCGAGGGAGGACGCTGCGCCGTCGTCGTGGACGGCGAGAGGAGGCCGATCGGGATAGTGACCGAGGAGGACGTGGAGTACGCCAGGAGGAGGGGGCTGGAGGACGCCCCCGCGTGGATGGTGATGCAGGAGGACCCGCTGACCGTCCGCAAGGACGAGCCCCTCGAGGCGGCGCTGAGGAGGATGGAGGAGGCGAGGGCGAGCTGCATGCCGGTCGTCGACCAGCGCGGCAGGCTCGTCGGCCTGCTGGCCGGGAAGGCCGAGCGCGTCGCCCGGGCCCCGGTCCTCACCGCCGTGGCGTGA
- a CDS encoding DUF4097 family beta strand repeat-containing protein, translating to MRLIVAAALVLLVVAVGLVLTFWAAPFAAIQQWKGGGFSRTYNESASIGEVYVSDPYGSVSIGAWNGTYVKVVCQGYAFPGSFAAFPEVGERSGALDVVVPAQQFTVTYVMNVEVELPNDVESPVGITASSTDGNVYVVWANAPEIYATTVDGNVYVNTTYVQQLVARTTNGDVHLYLDGSESAVVDSVNGGIFAAVRDPGAGAYSFRTTNGDVTVVLPENTSARIFVYSSNGAYGVSGLQYAQSSQSSSGIYVVAGTGAASITATTVNGNVLVERG from the coding sequence TTGAGGCTCATCGTGGCAGCCGCACTGGTCCTGCTAGTCGTGGCAGTGGGCCTCGTCCTCACGTTCTGGGCGGCGCCGTTCGCGGCGATCCAGCAGTGGAAGGGGGGCGGGTTCAGCCGCACCTACAACGAGAGCGCCTCCATAGGGGAGGTCTACGTGAGCGATCCGTACGGATCCGTCTCGATCGGCGCGTGGAACGGCACCTACGTGAAGGTCGTCTGCCAGGGATACGCGTTCCCGGGGTCGTTCGCGGCGTTCCCCGAGGTGGGGGAGAGGTCGGGGGCGCTGGACGTCGTGGTTCCAGCGCAGCAGTTCACCGTGACGTACGTGATGAACGTCGAGGTGGAGCTGCCGAACGACGTGGAATCCCCGGTGGGCATAACGGCGAGCTCGACCGATGGGAACGTGTACGTGGTGTGGGCGAACGCGCCGGAGATATACGCGACCACCGTCGACGGGAACGTGTACGTGAACACGACCTACGTGCAGCAGCTCGTCGCCAGGACCACGAACGGGGACGTGCACCTGTACCTCGATGGATCCGAGTCCGCGGTCGTCGATTCGGTGAACGGCGGCATCTTCGCGGCCGTGCGCGATCCGGGCGCGGGAGCCTACTCGTTCAGAACCACGAACGGGGACGTCACCGTGGTGCTGCCGGAGAACACTTCTGCCAGGATATTCGTGTACTCGTCGAACGGGGCATACGGAGTAAGCGGCCTGCAGTACGCCCAGTCGTCGCAGTCATCATCGGGGATCTACGTCGTCGCGGGAACGGGCGCCGCCTCGATCACCGCCACCACCGTCAATGGAAATGTGCTCGTGGAGCGCGGATGA
- a CDS encoding ABC transporter substrate-binding protein, with protein sequence MRIASLSPTASDILGHVGAIDELVGVSSYCLPFIGQRKRVIGSYTTVSLKALRELNPDVVFLEGVVQDGLKDVVEGAGFRTILLPFPRSLGTILDDVILVGTLAGRHRESVELAARLREGMRPSELDGGKRPRVYVEFWLGRDEEDRVVPGALTYVDEMIYVAGGINVLSDVPRGFSRLDPGEVVRLDPDVVIFHLDPFLKMDPEILGRRGWTGIRAVRSGRVHTIWESSEVNLAHHGPSTLVRSISWLSSVISEARKT encoded by the coding sequence GTGAGGATCGCCAGCCTCTCGCCGACAGCGTCCGATATTCTGGGACATGTGGGAGCGATCGACGAGCTCGTCGGCGTCTCCTCGTACTGCCTGCCGTTCATCGGCCAGAGGAAACGCGTGATAGGATCCTACACCACTGTGTCCCTGAAGGCCCTCAGGGAGTTGAATCCGGACGTCGTCTTCCTGGAGGGCGTCGTGCAGGACGGGCTGAAGGACGTCGTGGAGGGCGCAGGCTTCCGGACGATCCTCCTCCCGTTCCCCAGGAGCCTTGGGACAATACTGGACGACGTGATACTTGTGGGAACCCTGGCGGGCCGCCATCGGGAGTCGGTGGAGCTCGCCGCGCGCCTGAGGGAGGGAATGCGCCCCTCCGAGCTCGACGGAGGGAAAAGGCCGCGCGTCTACGTGGAGTTCTGGCTGGGAAGGGACGAGGAGGACAGGGTGGTGCCAGGTGCCCTGACCTACGTCGACGAGATGATCTACGTCGCCGGCGGCATCAACGTCCTCTCGGACGTCCCGCGGGGGTTCTCGCGCCTGGACCCTGGGGAGGTCGTGCGCCTGGACCCGGACGTGGTGATATTCCACCTGGACCCATTCCTCAAGATGGATCCGGAGATCCTGGGGCGCAGAGGATGGACTGGGATCCGCGCGGTGAGGAGCGGAAGAGTCCACACGATCTGGGAGTCCAGCGAGGTCAACCTGGCGCACCATGGCCCATCGACTCTCGTCAGGTCTATCTCATGGCTCTCATCGGTGATCAGCGAGGCCCGGAAGACGTGA
- a CDS encoding universal stress protein has protein sequence MFARLLVAYDGSDNSRRALEVAADLAVRCGARLQVAKVVDLASLMGLELEGQVIDELRSKAEREVHDAVEFARSKGADADGSVLVGDPVESIVELAQGMGVDLIVTGSRGLSRLKRILLGSVSTGILTEAKCSVLVVK, from the coding sequence ATGTTTGCTAGGTTGCTCGTCGCGTACGATGGGTCGGATAACTCCAGGAGGGCGCTGGAGGTTGCCGCGGATTTAGCGGTCAGGTGTGGAGCGCGGTTGCAGGTGGCCAAGGTCGTGGACCTCGCATCTCTGATGGGACTCGAACTGGAGGGGCAGGTTATCGATGAGTTGAGGAGCAAGGCGGAGCGCGAGGTGCACGACGCCGTCGAGTTCGCGAGATCGAAGGGTGCCGACGCGGATGGATCAGTGCTCGTGGGGGATCCCGTTGAGTCAATCGTGGAGCTTGCCCAGGGAATGGGCGTTGACCTGATAGTCACGGGAAGCAGGGGTCTCTCCAGACTGAAGAGGATATTACTGGGCAGCGTTTCCACGGGAATACTCACAGAGGCCAAATGCTCCGTCCTCGTAGTGAAGTGA
- a CDS encoding ArsR/SmtB family transcription factor, with the protein MEDPEVLARMLDALGHPLRLRMVALLRKEGEMHMAMIASKLGVSRALAKVHLRKLELAGLVRSRVVLVPGQAKALRMYGLVDFRLELDPDALAEAFGYERGGKGNVARP; encoded by the coding sequence ATGGAGGACCCGGAAGTTCTCGCGAGGATGCTGGACGCCCTGGGCCATCCGCTGCGGCTGAGGATGGTCGCGCTCCTGAGGAAGGAGGGGGAGATGCACATGGCCATGATAGCCTCGAAGCTAGGCGTGAGCAGGGCCCTGGCGAAGGTCCACCTGAGGAAGCTGGAGCTCGCGGGGCTCGTGAGGAGCAGGGTGGTCCTGGTTCCGGGACAGGCGAAGGCCCTGAGGATGTACGGGCTGGTGGACTTCAGGCTGGAGCTGGACCCGGACGCGCTGGCGGAGGCGTTCGGATATGAGCGAGGGGGCAAAGGGAACGTCGCGCGGCCGTGA
- a CDS encoding Lrp/AsnC family transcriptional regulator, whose amino-acid sequence MTRTYVLMNTDEGTEEEVLAKLRSIPGVVEAHVTDGIYDLIAEVVADSREAVKEILRSHIRALEHVRYTVSVDVVDEPAEVGGGVEASQVL is encoded by the coding sequence ATGACGAGAACATACGTATTGATGAACACGGACGAAGGGACCGAGGAGGAGGTCCTGGCCAAGCTCAGGAGCATACCGGGCGTCGTGGAGGCGCACGTGACGGACGGCATCTACGACCTGATAGCTGAGGTTGTCGCCGACTCGAGGGAGGCCGTTAAGGAGATCCTGAGGTCGCACATCAGGGCGCTGGAGCACGTCAGGTACACGGTGAGCGTGGACGTGGTGGACGAGCCCGCGGAGGTCGGCGGAGGCGTCGAGGCCTCCCAGGTGCTCTGA
- a CDS encoding twin-arginine translocase TatA/TatE family subunit — protein MLDSATDLIIVIIVAVVLFAGANKIPEIFHSFGRAVGEYKKGKVESEMELSRIVQVSSQAPAQTSSPTGSAQAAPSGSAGTDEKTRQLEAQIAELQRQLQEIKSKGGN, from the coding sequence TTGCTGGACAGCGCCACCGACCTGATAATAGTGATCATAGTGGCGGTGGTGCTCTTCGCTGGCGCGAACAAGATACCCGAGATCTTCCACTCCTTCGGGAGGGCCGTGGGCGAGTACAAGAAGGGAAAGGTGGAATCCGAGATGGAGCTCAGCAGGATTGTCCAAGTATCATCACAGGCCCCGGCGCAGACTTCCTCGCCGACGGGATCAGCGCAGGCAGCTCCCTCGGGCTCCGCCGGGACGGATGAGAAGACCAGGCAGCTGGAGGCGCAGATAGCCGAGCTCCAGAGGCAGCTCCAAGAGATCAAGTCTAAGGGAGGGAACTAG
- a CDS encoding divalent metal cation transporter — MKVGRGARLSFGPSWIALLTEMDTASIITGLQAGALHGCVMALLALALTAPLFFVHEVAGSLGPASGMGIGGAVRKLYGRRSATTLTYISLMAMSDVVGYIAQYSGIALALQLLGLPTILDFLIALPVTVAMAHRSGSWRVRALLLALSIFLVGAVMASAFMSHPVTTCMGYMRMPRIDASFYYMTAALVGATISPWSVAFHSGARRLRVESRALRLEVLAGALASQLIVAVAIMDGAAGGGASPSGIQDLLRPLGNAAPYLLGAAFIGGSLLAISAIALTSSWRVLGAGAKRGALAFELVPIVEGAVAASVVALVHDPLALLVGSMVAVTLILLPQLYILGRVASEEMMGSYRLRGPRALAYWISAAFVALSGALAVIMTVA, encoded by the coding sequence GTGAAAGTCGGCCGAGGCGCCCGCCTCTCCTTCGGCCCTTCATGGATAGCACTGCTCACGGAGATGGACACCGCATCAATCATAACTGGACTGCAGGCGGGAGCGCTTCACGGCTGCGTGATGGCGCTGCTGGCGCTCGCGCTGACAGCGCCTCTGTTCTTCGTGCACGAGGTGGCGGGCTCCCTCGGTCCCGCGTCGGGCATGGGAATAGGAGGTGCGGTCAGGAAGCTCTACGGAAGGAGGAGCGCCACCACTCTCACTTACATTTCCCTGATGGCCATGTCCGACGTGGTGGGCTACATAGCGCAGTACTCGGGAATCGCGCTGGCTCTGCAGCTCCTTGGGCTCCCGACAATCCTCGACTTCCTGATAGCCCTGCCGGTGACCGTCGCCATGGCGCACAGGTCAGGCAGCTGGCGGGTCCGGGCCTTGCTGCTGGCGCTGAGCATATTCCTGGTTGGCGCCGTAATGGCATCCGCCTTCATGTCCCATCCGGTGACCACGTGCATGGGCTACATGAGGATGCCACGCATTGACGCATCCTTCTACTACATGACGGCGGCGCTGGTGGGGGCGACCATCTCTCCCTGGTCAGTCGCGTTCCACTCGGGCGCCAGGCGGCTACGCGTCGAGAGCCGCGCGCTGCGGCTAGAGGTCCTGGCCGGCGCGCTGGCGTCCCAGCTCATAGTGGCCGTGGCAATCATGGACGGAGCCGCGGGCGGCGGCGCCTCGCCCAGCGGCATACAGGACCTGTTGAGGCCCCTGGGCAACGCCGCGCCGTACCTGCTGGGCGCGGCGTTCATCGGAGGGAGCCTGCTGGCCATCAGCGCAATAGCGCTGACGTCATCGTGGAGGGTTCTGGGCGCCGGCGCCAAGAGGGGCGCGCTCGCGTTCGAGCTGGTCCCCATAGTGGAGGGAGCAGTTGCGGCGAGCGTTGTAGCGCTAGTCCATGACCCGCTCGCCCTTCTGGTGGGCTCGATGGTGGCGGTGACGCTGATACTCCTGCCGCAGCTCTACATACTTGGCCGTGTGGCCTCTGAGGAGATGATGGGCAGCTACAGGTTGAGGGGGCCGAGGGCACTGGCGTACTGGATCTCCGCGGCTTTCGTGGCCCTGAGCGGCGCCCTCGCGGTGATCATGACTGTGGCGTGA
- a CDS encoding adenosine-specific kinase, producing the protein MLREEVVPVEVPGGFNVIVGQAHFIKTVEDLYEALATSFPGVKFGLAFCESSGKALVRYDGNDERSTQLAIDAAMRIGAGHCFVVYLNGSYPINVLDRVKEVQEVACVYAATGNPLKVVVADDGEGRGILGVIDGVRPRGVEGEEDREERRRFLRNIGYKR; encoded by the coding sequence GTGTTGAGGGAGGAAGTAGTCCCGGTGGAGGTCCCCGGGGGATTCAACGTGATAGTGGGCCAGGCGCACTTCATAAAGACCGTGGAGGACCTATACGAGGCGCTCGCGACTTCCTTCCCGGGCGTCAAGTTCGGCCTCGCGTTCTGCGAGTCGAGCGGGAAGGCGCTGGTGCGCTACGACGGGAACGACGAGAGATCGACGCAGCTGGCGATCGATGCCGCGATGAGGATAGGGGCCGGCCACTGCTTCGTCGTGTACCTCAACGGCAGCTACCCGATAAACGTCCTCGATCGCGTCAAGGAGGTGCAGGAGGTGGCCTGCGTGTACGCCGCGACCGGGAACCCGCTGAAGGTCGTCGTGGCGGACGACGGCGAGGGCAGGGGCATACTGGGCGTGATAGACGGCGTGAGGCCCAGGGGCGTCGAGGGCGAGGAGGACAGGGAGGAGAGGCGCAGGTTCCTCAGGAACATCGGCTACAAGCGGTAG
- a CDS encoding peroxiredoxin, protein MIEIGSPAPNFTANAFFPAENAVRKLSLSELRGKWVVMTFHPGDFTFVCATDLQAFQNYYDRFKAEGAEILAISTDSVYSHKVWWETSPRVSKVRYPLVEDISKSISSAYGFLNSQTGMTRRGTVIVDPDGNVQYISVFNDRLGKDVGHVYNAFQGLKYIYSHPGSPQEFEIIPAEWRAGQPTLVIKVPDDIGKL, encoded by the coding sequence ATGATCGAGATAGGATCACCTGCACCGAACTTCACCGCCAACGCGTTCTTCCCCGCCGAGAACGCGGTGAGGAAGCTCTCCCTCTCCGAGCTGAGGGGAAAGTGGGTGGTCATGACCTTCCACCCGGGCGACTTCACATTCGTCTGCGCGACGGACCTCCAGGCATTCCAGAACTACTACGACCGGTTCAAGGCCGAGGGCGCCGAGATACTCGCGATAAGCACGGACAGCGTCTACTCGCACAAGGTCTGGTGGGAGACGAGCCCGAGGGTCAGCAAGGTCAGATATCCCCTCGTGGAGGATATAAGCAAGAGCATATCGTCCGCCTATGGGTTCCTGAACTCGCAGACGGGCATGACCAGGAGGGGGACCGTCATCGTGGACCCGGACGGCAACGTGCAGTACATATCGGTGTTCAACGACAGGCTGGGCAAGGACGTCGGACACGTCTACAACGCGTTCCAGGGGCTGAAGTACATCTACAGCCACCCCGGATCCCCGCAGGAGTTCGAGATAATCCCGGCCGAGTGGAGGGCCGGACAGCCGACCCTCGTGATCAAGGTGCCGGACGACATAGGCAAACTGTAG